The DNA sequence ACGACGGCTATCGCCGTTGGGGTCGAGTCCGTTTTTCAGACAGCGAAGCACGTGATACCACGCGTCCGCCGAGGCGAACGCGTTAGTCCTGTTCGTTCCCCCGAATCGGTGTTCGCCGTCGGCCGGGTCGTTCCCGCCGAACCGATAGGGAACTCGAATCGCGTGTCCCGCGTCGGGATAGGATCGATGTTCGACCGTACACGGGTGATCGTGGCGTTCGAGTCGTTCGGCCACACGGTCGGCCAGCATCGCCGAGGGCCACACTTCGTCAGATCCCCCCGAAATCAGCGTCACCGGCCCTTCGATGTTTTCGACTTCGATGGTCGCCTCGTCCAATCGTTCGTCAGTTGCGCCCTCGATTGCCATCGTGGACGCGTCCGGTGCGTCCTTCTCCAGTGCGTCGGTCAAGCCGTCTTGTTGTTCGGCGACGTATCGTTCGACCGGCAGATACGGAACTGGTTCACCGTCTACCGTCCATGCAGCACACTCCTCCTCGACGCCAGCCATCCACGTGGGGGCGGGGAAGGAGTAGCAACTCGGTACGTATGCGGCGACGGCACCGAGACGCTCGAAGTGGCTCGCAGCGAGCAGGGCGGCCTCACCACCGCGAGAGAACCCGACGACACCTACCTGTGTACCGGCAGCGTTCGGCCGTTTGAGGAGCCATTCGGCGGCGTCGCGGAACCGCGAGAGGGGTATTTCGGCCAGCGCATTGGAAACTCCCGGAGCACCGAAATAGCTCACACAAAACGCCGTGTAGCCGTGTTCGGCCAACCGTGCGGCGTAGGTTCGTTCGTACTCTCCCGCACCGCCGCTTCCGTGCAGTATCAAGACGCCGGGATGTGGTCCCGGACCGAGTCCGGAATACAACTCCCCCGTTACTCTGTCCGTTCGAATCGAGCGGCCGGAGAGGAAGGCTTCACCCATGCCTGTGCTGTCGTGGATCCGGGAGTATAAAATCCCTCACGAGTCATCGCCGGATCACCAACAAAAACCTACCCGTCAGTGAACGCGTTCGAGAAATCGCTTCGCACGCTCGGTCTCGGGATGGGCGAAGAAATCGGCGGGTTCGCCCGACTCCACGATGCGACCCTCTGACATCAGAACTACCCTGTCGCCCACTTCGCGGGCG is a window from the Haladaptatus sp. R4 genome containing:
- a CDS encoding alpha/beta fold hydrolase, translated to MGEAFLSGRSIRTDRVTGELYSGLGPGPHPGVLILHGSGGAGEYERTYAARLAEHGYTAFCVSYFGAPGVSNALAEIPLSRFRDAAEWLLKRPNAAGTQVGVVGFSRGGEAALLAASHFERLGAVAAYVPSCYSFPAPTWMAGVEEECAAWTVDGEPVPYLPVERYVAEQQDGLTDALEKDAPDASTMAIEGATDERLDEATIEVENIEGPVTLISGGSDEVWPSAMLADRVAERLERHDHPCTVEHRSYPDAGHAIRVPYRFGGNDPADGEHRFGGTNRTNAFASADAWYHVLRCLKNGLDPNGDSRR